From Pseudomonas hormoni:
GTACAGGGAATCGCTGATCGGCTTGCCCATGTCGAGGGTTTCAAGCAGGGCCAGCTCTTCGGCGTGCTGTTTCAGCAGGCCGGCGAAACGGATCATGGTGGCTTTGCGTTTGGTCGGCGCCAGGCGCGACCAGACGCCGGAATTGAACGTGGTGCGAGCGTTTTCAACAGCGCGCTGGGCATCGGCGGCGTCACAGCTGGCAATCTTGCCCAGCAGACGGCCATCGACCGGACTGATGCACTCGAAGGTCTCGCTGGAGACGGCATCGGTGTATTCGCCATTGATGTAGGCGCGGCCTTCGATCTTCAGATCGCGAGCCCGTTGTTCCCAATCGGCACGAGTCAGGGTGGTCATTCGAGTGTCCTCCTCTTATTGAATACGAGCGCCCCGCGTTCTTCGCGGACGTCCCCAGGAATTCTGCCCGGCCAGCCTGCAATTCGGCCGAAGGCAACCGCCACCCTAAACCAGTGGCCGGGGTTGTTTCAATATATTTGACATAAGGTCGGCAAACGGCCTTGCGGTGTTCATTTTAATAAACATAGACTTTGGGCTTTCCAGCACCTTTCCAGCCACTCGCGCCGCAATCACGGGGGATAACAACAATGAGCATCCAGAATATCGTCGATTTTAGCCAAGCCACTACCGAGCCCGAGCGCTACAGACCGGACCAGGCGAAAGTCCTCAAGGGCGACCCGGAGCAGGTGGTTTACAACCACTACAACAGCCCGTGCGGCCAGTTGAACGCGGGCGTGTGGGAAGGCGCAGTCGGCCAGTGGCATGTGAACTTTACCGAGCATGAATACTGCGAAATCGTTCAGGGCGTTTCGGTGCTGCGCGATAACGATGGCAACAGCAAGACCGTACGGGCGGGCGATCGCTTCGTGATTCCGGCTGGTTTCCGCGGCACGTGGGAAGTGCTGGAAACGTGCCGCAAGATTTATGTGGCGTTTGAACAGAAGGCCTGAAGATTTGTGCTAGCAGGGCCGGCCTCTTCGCGGGCAAGCCTCGCTCCTACGGTGAATCGCGTCCGTCCTGTAGGAGCGAGGCTTGCCCGCGAAGGGGCCCTGACCGGCAACACATAACCAACAGACAACAAAAAAGGCCCGTATCTCGCGATACGG
This genomic window contains:
- a CDS encoding cupin domain-containing protein translates to MSIQNIVDFSQATTEPERYRPDQAKVLKGDPEQVVYNHYNSPCGQLNAGVWEGAVGQWHVNFTEHEYCEIVQGVSVLRDNDGNSKTVRAGDRFVIPAGFRGTWEVLETCRKIYVAFEQKA